The sequence aatcaagattTGTGTCAACACTCAACACCTATGAATGTGGATTTAGTGAACTGCATTTGGATAATGATGTAGAATCATACTATTGGACTGTTATATATAAACACCAACAACATATGTAGTGTAATCCCACGAGTAAGGACCGCGGAGGGTAGGATGTACGAGACCTTACCTCTAACTTTGTAGGGTAGAGAGGTTTTTCCCGATACACCCTTGGCTCATCCTTCTTCCAATGAACTTTTTGTACTCCTAAACTCGAACTCACTCACAAGACAAATAGCAACAGTAGGCTGAGACTCTGCTTCCACAAATTCCCAGAGTATGCCACTAAAATTCAGATAAAACAAGCCCTAAGAATCATCTGGAGTGAATTACGATTCATATACAGTTATCGCTCTACTAATCAACAGATCTGTCAGTGAGAACTTGACCATGACAAAAGAAACATCTTCCTCTCCCTTGATATTAGTATAGAATTCTAGTACTCCAATATGTTAAAAAGCTTCTTCCTTTATGCAAATTTGTATAAACTTAAAACAACTTGTAATTTTCCCTCCCCCTACCctgataatataaatttattggATGATCAGGGTGTGAAGAACAGCAATTGAACAAATGAATCAGAAATATTCACTAACAGCGAAGAGAACTGTATTGATCTCAACTATGAAAATCACTTGATGAACATTGTATCTGAAAACTTAGCTAATCACAATGAACTTGCCTCTATATATACAAAAGGAATCAGCTAACCGCCTAACAACTTTTCTAACTAATTCCCACTGACTTCTACTGTTAACTTAGCTAACTATCAACTAATCACTAGTCAACAGCTGTACACCTTATTAACTGCTCAACACAGTGTTATTAAGATTACATTTAAGACTACAGGATGATTACCAGAAAGTATTATAAAGTTATAACAAAGTAATGTGACATGTTGCTACGTTAATTCTTGGGTTAAATGCACTTCTAAAGCCAAGGCTCTAAACAGTTTCTATTTAATAAGTTCCTCTTCAAAATAGTTCTTCCTAGTTCCAAGCCAAGGTAGAAATCAAATGTCAGACTCTTTTGAAGAGGCAGCTCAAACTTTTAAATACCATTACTCAATTATATAGTAGCTAAAATAATTTCTACAAAAAGACGGTTGTTCAAGCACCAAAATTACATCATAGAAAACAGCATAACTTGATTGAAGATGAACCATAACTATTTCTACCTACATCCCTATGTGAGACGAACAGAAAGAAATCCATAACAGCTCTCAACAATCATGTTAACCGAAGAACCAAAAGTTGAATTCCGGTAATTTTCCCTCGTTAACACAAGTCTAGCAACAACCAATGCAACTACAGAACAATCATGTTCAATACCCAAAGTACATAATTGATCCTCTGCTTCCTCTCTTGGAACCCAAAGAAAGCTACTTAATGTAAGGGCATCCATATCATCAAACAATTTTAATAgcagacaagaaaaagacaaaaaacaACATgactttttattaataaaaaaggaCTTGTAACATCTAACTGCGCTAGAGGGAGAGGGAAAAACTCTTACAATTTATACAGGAAAAATAAGCTCCTCATCACCTATTCAAGAGTTAAACAACAAAACACTCTTTGAGTTTTTCTACAAGCACCGTGGTACTTTCTTTCACTGCTTCTGGTCTCATGATGTCAATTTCTCCCGCTAAAGGAATAATCTTATACAAGTGTCTTACAAATAAGAAGGAAGGCTTCATGATATAGAACCTTCTAGAGTATGCAGATCATAGCCAGATGGGAATAATGGTCTTTGGAGTGCTTCTGTAGCATTTAGCTCAAGGAGACTGTTTTATCCAGAGCATAATCCTGCTTCTTGGAAGTTACAATCACACTATTCCATAAGGTTTAGCAAGCATAATACATCTTTGATATGTCTCGCATGATAGAGGCTCTGCAGCTTATACTTACCGGGCGAGCTTCCTGAAAAACAATTTGGCACTTGTTGTGGCAGCATCGAAAGCCTAAAATCCAAGTTAGCCTTTGATGTTAAATTGAGTATTTTAGGACCCAGTCGCAAGATGCTCCATACAGCATTCAGATCAAGCAAAATAGGCAAGCGACAGATATGAGACCCATCAAGCACTCAAACCTGCCCAATTTTTGAAAGCAATAAGTGCCTCCATTTTACCGCGATTTTTCCTTCTTAACTTTGAAACTCTGAGCTTCTTATGTTTCTCCATGAATGCTTGTTTATATCTCCatttatcaacaaaaattttcaTCTCTTGAGATTTCTCCACAACTTGCATTACTGCATCAAAGAATCCCCCTTTGACCAATGCATACAGAAATGCGTCAACCAGGCTACTATCTAGTTTTAACTTTGTCTCCCCTTCCGCAGAAACCTTCCTTTTGACTTCATTCCACAGCATCATAACATTGAAATACTTCTCCACAGTCACATTTCCATTTATTAGAGAAAGATATGTCTGCTCATTTGGTTCAAACTGAAGGAAGGTCATTCTCCTGAAAGTCCTCCTTGCATCTTCTAGCCGTCCAGCCTTGCAGAAGGCATGGATGATGGAGTTCCAATCATGCGTTCCGATTTCAATTCTAGGATCCTCAacgatctcatccaagaaagcTGCCATGAGCTCAGGTCGATGACTTTCTGTTAAACCGGTCATGATTGTCAAGTAACTCCCTTGCAAGTCGGGTATTCTTGCTTCTCTCATGTCCCTAAACATAGAAAATGCAGACTGAAAATCTTGACATGACATTGAAGCTTCAATTAGAGCATCATAGGTAGCAACATCCAACTGGAGACCTAAACCGCTTATGTCTGTCACCAGTTGAGCAGCTTCAGCGGTTCTTTGCTCTTTCCTATATGCTTTCAGTATTGGAAGGTAGACTCCAAGACCTAAAGCAGCACCTTGAGCattcatttcatcaaatatcTTGTGTGCCTTGTCCAATAACCCAAGATTAACGCAAGCATTTATGATGCCATATCCAACGGATCTCTCAACAATCACAGATGGAGATTCCAAGGTCTGAGTTTCACCGATCAACATAGCTAAATCTTTTATGCTCCCATTTTGAAGAAACCCACTTACTACTTCACTATAATTTCTTTCTTCAAAACATAATCCTTGTCCACGTGTTTCTCTTACACCTTGAAGAATAGTTGCTGAAACAGACGCCAAATTACCACACTTTACAAATCCGCTAATCAAATTACTAAGAAAAACCCCTTTATCTGGGAAACCAAATCCACTTATTAAACCTTCTAACTCAGCTATTTTCTCTTTAAGACCTTTCAATGCATACAAGTAAGCTAGTAGACCAAAACTACATTCATCAGGCCTAACACCCAAAACTGACATGGTCTCCACCACTTTCTCCGCGTCCGTAGTCGATTCAAGCTCTCGACAAGAACATTCTAGAGCAGCATTACAAGCTGCCAAACTAGGTTTCAAGAAATTCAACTTCTCATCAATAGCAACCCTACAATTCTCATTAAAAACTTGTAAAAACCCACCAAAGTTACCATTTTTCCTACAAATCTCCACAAGAACATCACCCCACAGACTAAAAGGGATGAAATATCTGTTCTTGAACATACACTTCACCAAAGCAAAAGCAGGGGCAGCACTATTAGCATCCCTCATTGAATTCAACAGTACATGTACAGTTTCAGGCTTTAACAATTCTTGTTTCTTCTCTAACAAGAAAACTACTGATGCAAATGCTCTTTTTATGTTAAGGGTATCATTCAATGATGACAGATGAATGATTACTGAATTGGTAAGTGACTTACTTGGGAAAGCAGAGTAATTTGAAAGAGTCTTGAATGATTTCCATGCTCCATCTGTATTGTTACTTTTGATTGAATCTAGAAGAGTGGATTCAAGATTAGATTTGTGTTCTTGTGTTAAGGTTAGAGGGGTTTGGTCATGGGGTTTTGGTGGGGTTGTAGAAGGCGATTCAGTTGTTTTTAAGGAGAAAATTGAAGGCTGGAGAAAGGAATACAAAGTGGGTGTTTCAGGTTGTGAAGAAAAGGGTCTTTTTGAGAGACTACAGAGAGCTCTTCTCCACATTCTTGCTCACTGTGTCGCGCTGTTTGTTCGACGGAGAAGATGATTataaaaggcataatacatgaatatacactttaacttggcttcaaatcgtagttatgtccttcaactttgggtgtgcacaagtagacacttaaacttgtataaaattgaacaaatagacacacatgtcctatatgtcatcctacatgtcattttttgtcctacgtggtgtcctacgtgtattttgccatgtaggactcatgtgtttatttatttaaaagttggatagttaaagtgtctgtttgtttattatgaaagttgaaggtcaaagttaaaatttgaagtctaGTTTAGGgcccaatatatgtattatgccattataaaacaaaaaatacccTTCGCAAAACTAATTAAGTCAAACAATtttgtaacaaaaaaattatagcaaTAGAACTTAGCAATTGGGAAATTATGTGGTCaaagtaaataatatattctatttttttaaatatattctaattaattagttaatacaactataatttatgttaattatgaTTCGAAGCTTACTACCCGTTTTACATTTTCTCTCTTCCTCTCTTCCTCTCTCTCCTCCTTGTGAAATCTCGCTTTTCATTCTCGTCTTTTGTCCCTTACTctagttttcttttgtctttctcccTTGCTTTAAACAAGTACAATGTATATTTTGAGTTGTataaagtgaaaaatatttgatatataaatacaaatgttttaactcgattcaattgtatacgaATTCAAATTGTAtgcaaatatacaaatataataattgatatatttttaagttatatcaTATAGCTGTAACAAACAAATTATAACTATATAGCATTATTAAGCTATTTTTAAGTGATTATATGTGAAAATTTCCCAAAATAAGACcccaaccaaaaataaaaaggtggatttttttttaaaaaaataggggGCATTCCGAGAATTGAACTCGGGACCTCTCGCACCCTAAGCGAGAATCATACCACTAGACCAAATGCCCATATTGATAATTAATAGCAacgtttaatattttatataaaaagatgtCCCTTGAAAGTAGAATATTGGAAAAAAATAGAGGCTTTAAATGCCGTGGAAGTAGCTACTTCATCCATCTAGCATGTCAATGACCACACCTTGCCATTTTTTTgtcataatattttattcaatagaAAGAGAAtcagaaataataaaatcttaagcccctcaactcaaatatttatttatctattcaTAATCAGATTCTGTCAACATATAGTTTTAGAGGAATTTTAAAATGGAAACACAACAATTACTGATAGTGTTATGTGGATCTCTGGTGTTGTTCTTTGCATATCTCACCAATTTTTTACTTGTACATCCAAGAAAATCAAGATCAAAACTTCAAAGCCAAGGAATTAAGGGACCTTCTTCACCATCTTTTTTTCTCCATGGAAATATCAAGAAACAGGCAACCCCAGAAGAAAACAACAATCAAGAATTAGAACAAAACAAACATACATGGCCTTTCAGAGTGTTTTCACATATAAAACAGTGGCAAATTGAATATGGTCAAATCTTGATACTTATACAAACTTCATTCATATAACTTTAAATTCTTTTAGCTTATGTGGggtttgttctttttttatgtttaaattaCTGCAGGATCAATGTTCATGTATTCATCTGGAACTATACAGATACTATGTGTAACTGATGCAGATATGGTGAAAGAGATATCTTTGAACCAGGGAAAACCATCTTACTTATCCAAAGATCATGGTCCTCTTCTAGGCCAAGGCATTTTCTCTTCAAATGGACCTTACTGGGCTCATCAGAGAAAAATCATTGCCCCTGAATTCTATCTCAACAAGGTTAAGGTACTTACACATATTTATGCACTTGTTAAGTTTAAGTAATAGCGGAACTAAGATTTTCACTGCAAGACTAGAATGTCAAATAGCTGTTGATTATGCAGGAGATGGTGAAGCTGATGGTTGAATCCACCAGTAAAATGATGGAATCATGGGATGAGAGAACAAGAAATTCAGAAGGAAAATCGGAGGTTAAGGTGGACGATGATCTCAAGAGTTTGACAGCAGATATAATCTCAAGAGCTTGTTTCGGAAGCAGCTATGCTGAGGGGGAACAAATCTTCCTAAAACTTCAAACTCTTCAAATGGTTATGTCCAAAGTTCCCATTGGAGTTCCCGGATTGAGGTAAAAGGATATTGTTGCTACTTTAGAACTATGTTTATCTCTGTAAGGTGAGAAATATCGATCTTTTTATCTCGTTTCAAAGAGGAGGAAAAGGAAGGAGgattaaataaagtaaaaactcATGGTAATAGATGATTTTCCCACTATGTTCAGATTGTGACAGGCATATTCCAAGTAAACATAACAGGGAGATATGGAGATTGGACAAAGAGATTAAAGCAATGATATTGAAGATAGTACGAGCACAGAGAAGCCCTACTTATGAGAAAGACCTTCTGCAATTGATACTTGATGCTGCTAAGAGTTATGAAGAGAATGGTGGTGACTGGCTACCAGCCGACGTTTCTGCTGAAATGTTCATTGTTGATAATTGTAAAAGCATATACTTTGCTGGCCATGAGAACACTGGTCTCACAGCATCATGGTGTTTGATGTTACTAGCTGCTTATCCAGAATGGCAAGCTCGTGCCCGTGCTGAGGTGCTTGATGTGTGTGGTAATAAGTTGCCAAATGATTCTATGCTTAGACAAATGAAAGTGGTATGAAGTAATCTAAATACCATATAATTGAATTTCAAATATACTTTATACCTGGATCCCTAACATGTATGCATATTCCGATTGGCAGCTGACAATGATCATCCATGAAACGTTACGTTTGTACCCACCAGTAGCATTTGTGGTGAGAGAAGCATTGCAGGATATAAGTTTTAAGAGAATTGAGATCCCAAAAGGGACTAGTATTGAGATTCCAATCCCAATCCTGCATCAGCAGCCTGAACTCTGGGGACCAGATGCCTATAAGTTCAATCCAGAAAGATTTGCCAAGGGCATTGCAAAGGCTTGCAAAGTCCCAAGTGCTTATATACCATTTGGCATAGGGAGTAGAACCTGTGTGGGACAAAATTTTGCGATGATTGAACTGAAGGTGATTGTATCGATGATTTTGTGTAGGTTTACATTTTCGTTGTCACCAGGATATCAACACAGTCCTGTTTCTAGATTAGTATTAGAACCTGAGCATGGCATCTATCTGTACCTCCAAAGAGTTTGACATATTTCTCTTCTTTGATATTTGTTGATGCCTGTAAATTGTAATCTATTAAGTTTAATTGACCTAAGAAAAGTTGAATGAGTAGTTCTTCAGTCACGTTACTTTTTACAAGCCATCTACTAGAGCAACACAACAGAGGAGCAAGAGAAACTACTGTTGTTACTTGTGCtgtaaataaatattgcaaACATGCTATTCTTCCATCAGAAAACTCAAGGATACATGTTCCTTTCATTTAAGTACTTGCCACGATGCAACGAATGCTAGTCAGCATCGGTGCCAAGATGAAGATTAAAGAATCATATCAGAGTATATATGGCAAGTCATGATCATGAATAGCTTTGACATTAGAACTTCCAAGTAGGTCACCTGAGCATGAAAAGTGTCTACAACTCTCCTTCGTTTTCAAGAAGGATCAGAAACACAGATTTGCATGAGAAAACTATCAAAAAACATAGCCCCAATACTCCCTGTAAATCAACATTCAAATATCTTCAATGCAATCCCTCATCATTTATTGCAAATTAATAAAACTATAACCAAAAACGAGCCAAAAGGccacaacatacacgatcacaTTGATTCTAACATGAAGGATCTACATTATA comes from Solanum pennellii chromosome 1, SPENNV200 and encodes:
- the LOC107010818 gene encoding pentatricopeptide repeat-containing protein At1g69290-like, with the translated sequence MWRRALCSLSKRPFSSQPETPTLYSFLQPSIFSLKTTESPSTTPPKPHDQTPLTLTQEHKSNLESTLLDSIKSNNTDGAWKSFKTLSNYSAFPSKSLTNSVIIHLSSLNDTLNIKRAFASVVFLLEKKQELLKPETVHVLLNSMRDANSAAPAFALVKCMFKNRYFIPFSLWGDVLVEICRKNGNFGGFLQVFNENCRVAIDEKLNFLKPSLAACNAALECSCRELESTTDAEKVVETMSVLGVRPDECSFGLLAYLYALKGLKEKIAELEGLISGFGFPDKGVFLSNLISGFVKCGNLASVSATILQGVRETRGQGLCFEERNYSEVVSGFLQNGSIKDLAMLIGETQTLESPSVIVERSVGYGIINACVNLGLLDKAHKIFDEMNAQGAALGLGVYLPILKAYRKEQRTAEAAQLVTDISGLGLQLDVATYDALIEASMSCQDFQSAFSMFRDMREARIPDLQGSYLTIMTGLTESHRPELMAAFLDEIVEDPRIEIGTHDWNSIIHAFCKAGRLEDARRTFRRMTFLQFEPNEQTYLSLINGNVTVEKYFNVMMLWNEVKRKVSAEGETKLKLDSSLVDAFLYALVKGGFFDAVMQVVEKSQEMKIFVDKWRYKQAFMEKHKKLRVSKLRRKNRGKMEALIAFKNWAGLSA
- the LOC107009010 gene encoding cytochrome P450 714C2-like; its protein translation is METQQLLIVLCGSLVLFFAYLTNFLLVHPRKSRSKLQSQGIKGPSSPSFFLHGNIKKQATPEENNNQELEQNKHTWPFRVFSHIKQWQIEYGSMFMYSSGTIQILCVTDADMVKEISLNQGKPSYLSKDHGPLLGQGIFSSNGPYWAHQRKIIAPEFYLNKVKEMVKLMVESTSKMMESWDERTRNSEGKSEVKVDDDLKSLTADIISRACFGSSYAEGEQIFLKLQTLQMVMSKVPIGVPGLRHIPSKHNREIWRLDKEIKAMILKIVRAQRSPTYEKDLLQLILDAAKSYEENGGDWLPADVSAEMFIVDNCKSIYFAGHENTGLTASWCLMLLAAYPEWQARARAEVLDVCGNKLPNDSMLRQMKVLTMIIHETLRLYPPVAFVVREALQDISFKRIEIPKGTSIEIPIPILHQQPELWGPDAYKFNPERFAKGIAKACKVPSAYIPFGIGSRTCVGQNFAMIELKVIVSMILCRFTFSLSPGYQHSPVSRLVLEPEHGIYLYLQRV